GAGGTGGATCATGAAATCACTGAGGCCAGATCATAGAAGGAGGAGCAGAATTTATTTTACAGCTCAGTACTTGAACCTTCCTGCGTGGGAAACCTCTGCtgaggtggctgtgccaggtggggaagctgctgggaggTGACATGGCTGTGAATGCAGCAGCCCTGGTGCCACCACCAGCTGTGTCTGGGGACAGGCACGCACAGGGTGCACAGCTACAAACAAGGAGTCTAAATAATCCTTGGGAATGAGCCTTGGGAgtggctgagctgctgtttgGAGCTGTTAAGGAGGTGTGTGAGGCTCTCCTGCAGGTGTGGAGCGTGGACAGCAGCGCTGGctgcccaaatcccagcagctccagctggcacGGGTGGCAAACTTTGAGTGCATCCTGGTGTCCTTGCTTTGTTTGGATTCCTTGGGGCTTTTCTGGCAGGCCTGAGCTTGTCTTTCCGCTTGGTCTGGGGTCTGGTCCAAGTTTCATTCCAGTGAGGCAGCAGAACACTTGTCTGAGCCTCCCGGCCTGCCCAGGGGTCAGCACTCgctctctgctgccagtgctgcactgggagcacagtttgtttgtttgtttgtttgtttgtttgtttttcccttcccaggcccaggagagcagcagtggaGTCGGCAGCAGTAGCATTTCCTCCAAGAAGAAGCCCAAGTTCGTCAGCCTGTACACGAGGGAGGGGCAGGACAGGCTGGCCGTGCTCATCCCGGGCCGCCACGCCTGCGAGTGCCTGGGCCAGAAGCACAGGCTCATCAACAACTGCCTGGAGTGCGGGCGCATCGTCTGCGAGCAGGAGGGCTCGGGGCCCTGCCTGTTCTGCGGGGCCCTGGTGAGTAACCAGGCACTCACTGCCCCGCTTGGACCTGCAGAAGGTGGCTGAAGCAGCCCTTGAGGTGGAAgttcctcttgcagagctctgaagtAGGGGAGGAAAGAACCTCTTGGGAGGTTTCCCTCGTAATTTACGTGGCTTTGGAGCTTGTCTGGTTTCTGGCAGTCTGCTGTGGGTCACACCAGTGTCCAAAATCTCTGCAAGGCTTCAGCCCCATCccgggcacagccctgctcgccctgtcAGGAGCAGTGTCCTGCCTTTCCTTCAACTCTTGTGCAGTGTGGATCCTTTGGGATACCTGTTAACACCCAGATTCAGTTCAAAGGGCACCTTCTGGAGAAAGAGGGCAAGTTACTGATGGCAGGTGAGAGGAAATTCCTCTTCATGAGAGAGGAAAATACTGGTTGGGTagaacaaaatgttttagaGCAGGTTGGTTGCTATTTTGAATGATCAGTTTAACTGCCAGTGGCcaagaaggagagaaaacctCCAAGTTAAGGATTGTGGTTCTGCCTGGGATGGTTCTGAGCTCATCTCTTGTCCTTTGAGCTCAGTCAGCAACGTGTCCACCCACAGAACAGGGAGAAACCAAACTCTGCACTTCTCTTTTAGTAAACAACGAGTTTCCAGGGTTCTCCCCGTGTCagtggggaagaaaaggaggtgtGGATTGTCACTGCCACTTTAAACAGCCTGAACTGTTGTCCAGGGCTCTGAAACTGGTCAAGCTGTGACATCCTTCCCATGTGATGTCCTTCCCAAGccttcatttccttcttttcctcaggTGTGCACTAAAGAAGAGCAGGACATTCTTCAGCGGGACTCCAGCAAGAGCCAGAAGCTGCTGAAGAAGCTCATGGCAGGTCAGTAGCAATTCCATACCTGGAACAGAATGAATCTGAATGGTTTGTGTGCATTATTTCCTTCAGGCTTCACTGCGCCTCTTGCCTCATTGCTGCCCTGTGTCTGTGGTAGGCGTTGAAGGGATGGATTGAAGCTGCCTCCTTGGATTCTCCTGCAAGCCCTCGGCAGCATTCCCGGGCTTCAGCAGAGGTGGCAGTGGCGAGTGTCAAATGGCAGCGTGTGCTGTCCTTTCCCTGAGGCCCCAAGGCTGCTCGTTCAGCATTCCAGAATCAATCACATGAACCGGATCGTTGTAGCAGTCCTTGAAAATTAGGATAAGTCTCCTCTGGAATGTGTGCTGTGGAAGATGAAGTGCTGCTGTCTGATTTGCTGGGCTTAGAGAGGTGGTGGTTAATATTTCCTAATGGCTCTTCTTGTCTCACACTTATCTCGGGAGCTAAAAATAGGAACAGAGCCAAGgaaagcaagaggaaatactACCCGGTGTCCCAGCGAAGACCTGTGCATTGTGGGGATGTTTGTCTGGGTTTAGCTGAACTACAGCCAAGGTCATGGTGTTCCTGGTTGGAAAATACACTTTGCTGAAGAACTGGGAGGTAGTTACTCCAGGTGTGGGGGGGAAATATTTACTCCAGGTCTGGGCTTTTCCTTAGAGCTGTGGAGATAGCATGAGGATGGAAGTCCTTGAGAGCACCAGCCAGGCTGTTCTGTCCTTCCCATACACATGCTGGTGTACTTCAGGATGCCTTTTCTTACTTGTTTCAtctctcttccctcctgcccctgccagctCTTGCTTTGTTATCTGTGTAAAAATGCTGGAATGTGGTTTGCTGTTTGTCTTGGGAATAACAATTACGGATCAGCGACCAAAGGGAAATACAGGCAATTGTTTCCCCGAAACAAAGGCATTTCCCAGTATGGTGAAATACACTGGTTTGTTCCATCATGGCTCTGGTTCAAAccttttgtgggtttttctggTTGTTccctgttgtttgtttggttgggtttgggcCCCTTGCCAGGAGGGGTAAGAAGGAAGAGCATATGCTGGGAATAGATTTCTCCATCTCTGGAAACAGCTGTTTTGGGGAACCTGGTGTGGTGTGTCAGGATAGAATATTGTTTGTGGGGaccacaaacagcagcagaaggctCTGGGTCTCTCTGGAATCTGTCCTGGGCAAGAGGCTCTTTCTGGGGGTAACAACATGTGGGGAGGGTTTGGCTTTTAGGAGGGGACTCCTAAAAAAGCAGGGGTTGttgctgaagaagaaaagcctccagaccttagagcccctccCAGTGCCTAGAGGGGCTTatgaaaaggagggagagggactaTTTAAAtgggcagatagtgataggacaagaaggaatgtttttaaactaaaagatgagaaatttaattagatattgggaagaaatccctctttgtgagggtggtgaggcctggccacagggtgcccagagcagctgtggctgcccctggatccctggaagtgttccaggccaggttggacggggcttggagcactctgggctagtggcaggtgtccctgcccatggcaaggggtggaactggatgagctttaaggtgcctttcaacccaaaccattccatgattctgtgacccGAGGCCTGTGGTTGGCGATGGGAGGAATTTTGACCGCCCGAATTGTTAGGGAAGGGTGAAAGAGGACCAAAGAGCAAGAGCTTCTCCCTAAACTCTACCCAGACTTTGTCACTGTGATATTCAAGTGATTCCTCCTCTTTGGAGGAAGGAGTCTGTGAAATGGGCTTGAGGGAAAATTGTGGCTTCAACCTCCCTGGAAAGATGTTGATCTTGCTACGAAGCTGTACTTTTAGCTCCTGGGATGGCATTTGGTTTAGGGGGCATTTCTGCAGCCTGGCCCACCCAAATGGCTTTAACCCACTGGCTGCTTagctgtggtttgttttgtgtcTCAGGTGCTGAAAATTCAGGGAATTTGGATGCCATAAGCAAAGGCTTGCTGCCTCGCCAGGAAGCGAGACTCAAATCAGGCCTGGAGATGGCTGTGAAGCACAAAGACAAGTTATTGGAATTTGACAGAACAAGGTAGGATACCAGGTGGGAGAGTGTCACGAATAGCATAAGTGACCTGGCAGGTGAGGTGCCTTTAGCCAAAACATTGGGAATTCCTTCTAAAGCCCAGACTGCAGCCACAGACACCTGAACTATGGCATTTGGTGGGACAAGAGTGAGTCTCTGGAATGGATCCTGTTTGGGTGTCCTTGCTTTTTGTCCCGACAGTCCGGCTCTCCAGAGAGATGGGAAAGGAGCAGATTGgagggtgggtttggggctctGCCATGCTCCCACTGTGCTCATCTTCTCCTGTGGGGGTTGTTCTCCCAGCGTGCGTCGCACCCAGGTCATTGATGACGAGTCGGATTACTTTGCCACGGACTCCAACCAGTGGCTCTCCAAGCAGGAAAGGGAAGCGCtccagaagagggagcaggagctgcgggagctgcgcCACGCCTCTCGGCTTGCCAAGAAAATCACCATCGACTTCGCTGGCAGGCAGATCCTGGAGGAGGACAACAACATGGCTGAGTACCACAGCAAGTGCGTGAGGGCTGGCAGCGTGCCCGAGAGCAAGGAGGTGCAAATCCTTCTGGAGAGTGGTCTGATATGCCTGTTAAAGCTGCCTGGGAAACCGGTGTTGCAGTAGGCCTGTCTCAACAGAACCAATTCAGCTCAAATGCACACCAAGCTGAGTTTCTGCAGTAGAGAGCTCAAATGACTTGAGCTCAAATGACTCGAGCAGTTGACTGCTCAAACTGGAAATCAGACCGAGCAAGGAAATCATTTAGTTGGGGGGAATGGGGCAAAAAATGCTTTGGGTCAGAGTgtgtggggagaagggagatgTTCCAGGGGAAGCAGGGAATGTTCACTCCTCTCATTTGTGCTTGCAGACTGGATGAGACCATCGAGGCCGTGAGCTGTGGTGCACTGAGCGAGCCAGCCGGGAGCCCCAGGGCAGAGATGACACCAAACTCTGGGGTTTTGGTGAATCCCCGTCTCCTCCAGCCTGCTCCTTTGGTCAGTGGGGCTTCAGGGGTTTATTCCAGAGTAGTGACTAATTTTGGGAGAGTTGAGCTGAAGAATTGTCACTTCCAGCACGTCTGTAGTGCCCCAAAggatcacaggatggtttgagctgaaagggactttaaagaccatctcattccatcccctatcatgggcagggaccccttcaactagaccaggttcctccaagccctgtccagcctggtcaAGAACACTTTCAGAGATGGGGTGATTTCCCTAGACAACCTGTTTCAGCATCTCACAACtcccacagtaaagaatttcttcctaatatccaatctaaccctgccctctgccagtgggaagccattccccctgcTTCCCCTTGTTTTTCACCCCCTCTTACCTCCCCTGTGTCCCTCACTGACCATCCCACTTTGGGATAGAGAAGGTTTGCCAATGCCCTGCTCTtggtgggttggtttgttggaGTTTTAGCCTCCCACCTGCTTTTCAGGAAAGCAGAAGAGTTTCTGAGAGTCAGCCTAAGGCTGTGTCACCCTTTCAGCTCTATTTTATGAGGCCTTTTCTGCCAGATTCCCATTTTCGAAAGGGCATAAAGGTcataaatgaaggaaaacttCAAATAGGATTTGCACTTGATACACATTATTCCTGGAGAGGTGCTAaccttttccctgttttcttttgaaCACTCAAGTGGGTGGACCAAACTGGTTTGCTCCCACAAAGGAAAACCATTCATTCCATGGAGGCTGGAAGTGAGTCTGGCTTGGAGCGGAGCAGGCTGCGGATTCAGGACCGAGAGCTGCAGGAGATCTCGGATGATGGTTGGTGCCTCAGCCTGCACCAGCCTTGGGCTTCCTTGCTTGTGAGAGGAATCAAAAGGTGAAGGTatcccaggcagctcctgctccacagGGAAGGTGGGAAGTTGTGTTCCTCAGAGGGTCTCTGTGCAACAGCTGATACCTGTGATAGCTCCAGGTGTGCAAGCTGTGCTTCCTCTTCCAGTGTAATGATGGCTTGAGGAGCTGGagaacctctttttttttttgggatagTACCTAACCTGTAAGGGACAAGTTTCTTCACAGTGGGTGAATGTAGAGAGAGGCTGAGATTTCACTGCTATAGTTGGGGCGTTCCTGTGTggaatttgaaaagcaaataagGTAATCACTTGAAATATGTTCTGGGTTTTTGTTCAGGATAAAGAAGGCAACAGTGGCACCAGgctttgtttaaaagaaacccAGCCCTTGCCACTACCTTCCCCCTCTGGGCTGGGAATTGGGTTGCAAAAAGAAGCTCCTACTGTTAATAGTGAACAAAAAATCttcttcagcctttttttcccttcaccacATTTCTTATTTTGGAGAGTGGAGCTTTTTCACTTCCCAAGCTAAAGATGCTGTAAATCTTAGTGTGCCCCGATCCTGCATCCAGGTGTTCTGGGGATGCTCCAGCCACTCTGGTACAGCTGCAGAATCCCAGGATCTCTGCTCCATGCAGAGACCTAGTGCCTTATTGCTCCTTTGATTGTTCTGTGTGACTTTGGGAGCTTGTAAGGGACTTTTGTGAGACATTGTCCTGCATATGTGttctgctggccctgctggggaTTGATGTCCTCTAAAGCCCTGAAGACACGCGCTGTTTTATTTGTGACATTATTTTTTGCCTATCTCGGCTTTTCTTTGTGGTCCTGACACGTTGCTTGAGTTGGGATAATCAGGGCAAAGCTTAGCAGCAGGAATTGACTATGTTTGAGTGAAAAATCTGTCCATGTGGGCGATTTCTGCTGGAATTTTAGTCCTaaattttcctctgttctttaGGGTGGAGGGCAGGACCTGGTACACCTCTCATCGAGGGAGGTTATGGATTGCAGCTACTGCTAAAAGACCTTCCCCTCAGGAAGTCTGTGAACTGGAGGCCACCTACAGAATGCTGCTCCGGAAAGGTGAACTCCTCTCCCTGGTTCTTGGAATGCTTTGGTACACTGAGCTACGTAATGAGAGTGTCAGAAATCCCTCTCTGCTGAGCAGGGAAAGCtagatataaaattaaatttcccaGCCTTAGTCCTTCATGGGGAAGATCCTGACCCGGAAAAGGCACACAAAAGTGTTGAAATTGCTGTATGTGTTCTTGTGCCTCAGAAAGTAGAGGTGCCTGGAGGAGaggggggggacctggggatTGGAAGATCCCAGCTGTGTGTGGGAATATGGGCTCCCTGAAGAGATGTTTCTTTTGCTGCAGATGTGGAATTTCCAAGTGATTATCCCTCAGGATGCCTCCTGGGCTGTGTGGACGTGACTGATTGTTTATCACAAGAGCAATTTCAGGAGCAGGTGAGTGCAGAAATGAACCTTTCCAGGCTTGCATTACCAGCGGGTTTTTAAAGTGGTGGAACTCACCTCTGGAGAAGACACTGAGTGGAAATTTTAGATGGTGTTGAGAAGACACAAGTTGATGCAGGGATTTGTGTGGCAGAGGACATGAAGGGACCTGGCAACTCGGGACAGCATGGAAAACTGCAGCAGTGGTGGTGCTGTGCCATGGGACCTTGTCCCTGCCCTGTGGTGCCGGCAGCACTGACTTGCCCTGCTATAGGAGAGGGGGCTTGGCCCCTGCAGAGGGATCGTGGTCTGTAGCTGCTGGATCTGCCTGGTGCTtcttccaggagctggaggtCACAGTGGCCTCACTGGTGGTGTCACACTGGCCTAGCTGGTGAGTGTTGTGCCCTGGTTGGGGCACTGAGTGACCTggaggaggagctgtgggagaagGTAAACTCTTTCCCAGCAGGGAGGATGGACAGGAGAGCCACAGGACTAGCTGTAGAGAAGCAAGGCTAGAAGCAGGAGTCTTTTGAGAAATCTCAACCCATGCAAGTCCATGGGTGATGATGGTGTGTGTCCAGATGTGCTGAGAGCATTGGCAAGTGGCCTTGTGAGGCCACTCTTGCCTTGGGAAGGTTATGGAAACCAGGAGAGGACCCTTGGTAACTGTTGCACCTGTGGttagaaagagaaggaaggatgATCTGGACACTTCAGGCCAGTCAGCTTCACCTTGGTCTCTGGGAACCTCGTAGAGAGATTACTCTGGGAAGCCAGTTTTGGGCacgtggaggaggaggaggacattaGGAATAGCCAGTGTGGATTTTCCTAAGGATAAACTTATGCTTGACTAACCTGATGACCTTGGATCCAAAAGTTAGAGTGGAGAGTATCTGTTAAcctgctgtcctggagcagGCACGAATCCCAGAGGAGTCGTAGCCAGTAGAAGTGATTATTCCTCTTTGCATTGGTTAAACCACATCTGCAATACTTGGGTCACCATAAAATTGTTGATAAACTGGAGCGAATCCCATGGAGACTCCAAGGGTGGTTAGGGGCTGGAGCCCtgtggggagaggcaggagacAGAGAGATCTTCACTTCCTGCAAGGAGATTATTGGGAGACAGAGCCGGGCTGCGTGCTGACATACACGGTGGGAGGGTCATAAATTGATAGGGGAGGGTTCAGTGTGGCTTAAGAACACAAATTACCATGAGGATGGCCCAGCAGTGGGGCAGGCATTGCCCAAGGGGTTGGACAGTCTTCACCTGGGAAGATTTTCAAGACCCAAGAAGACAAAGTCGTGGGCAGCCTCACCTGAATTCAGTGTTGGCCCTGCTTTGGTTGGGAGACCTCCTGAGGCCTGAGTCTGATGCTGTGACTGACTCCATGCCCAAAATCTGGAGCAGGAGCTTTCCTCAGGGTGTGGTTCATGGACTTAAAAACCTGCACTTAGCaccaagcacagcacagctgctcctgatCCTATTTCATCCTTGTTCACTCCACTGCTCCTTGTGTATGTCAGGTTTGGTCTGGTGGGAATCACCAAACCATGTAGGGCTTGATAGTGAACCATGACCATCTTGTGAGGTGGAATAGATGGATTCTTTGGGAAGGAATCCACCAGGGTGATCTTGCTGTGATgagctggagaggcagcaggagtGCTCCTCTGGCTTTCCCAGACCCTGTGAGGTTTTTAGCAGGGAGAGATGCCTGGAAAGACAGAGACTGTATTTCTGGTGAGGTTGTGTCTGTTAGTCGCaggaggaaggcagagaggTTGGAGTAtgagcagcagagggagcttTGGGACTGGAATACCATGAAACCTACAGGAGTATTTGGCATTGTATGGGAACAAGCcgtgggagagagagaggaagggacaCCGAGGCCACTGTAGGGATTTTCTTTTGTAGCATCCACTGATTTGCAGTTTGGGCTTCAGTGG
The window above is part of the Corvus hawaiiensis isolate bCorHaw1 chromosome 13, bCorHaw1.pri.cur, whole genome shotgun sequence genome. Proteins encoded here:
- the TRIP4 gene encoding activating signal cointegrator 1 isoform X1, whose product is MAAPSALLAWCVQHLRGDFGLDVGEEVVRYILSITNEDEIREYVVDLVQGTEGKKSWFVEELLARWRKSAQLPSEPFPVYRKKDEVLRAGDQGKKGKRKGRNKQETPAYTEPSVHGEEVKTPLDLAKAQESSSGVGSSSISSKKKPKFVSLYTREGQDRLAVLIPGRHACECLGQKHRLINNCLECGRIVCEQEGSGPCLFCGALVCTKEEQDILQRDSSKSQKLLKKLMAGAENSGNLDAISKGLLPRQEARLKSGLEMAVKHKDKLLEFDRTSVRRTQVIDDESDYFATDSNQWLSKQEREALQKREQELRELRHASRLAKKITIDFAGRQILEEDNNMAEYHSKLDETIEAVSCGALSEPAGSPRAEMTPNSGVLVNPRLLQPAPLWVDQTGLLPQRKTIHSMEAGSESGLERSRLRIQDRELQEISDDGWCLSLHQPWASLLVRGIKRVEGRTWYTSHRGRLWIAATAKRPSPQEVCELEATYRMLLRKDVEFPSDYPSGCLLGCVDVTDCLSQEQFQEQYPDLSQESGSPFVFICTNPQEMVLKFPIKGKHKIYVASFQMRASSCLCRHWGSQRAFVSVADPLPASAWIRIGVGAAMPRQILATSVSCSSKSPSCS
- the TRIP4 gene encoding activating signal cointegrator 1 isoform X2 translates to MAAPSALLAWCVQHLRGDFGLDVGEEVVRYILSITNEDEIREYVVDLVQGTEGKKSWFVEELLARWRKSAQLPSEPFPVYRKKDEVLRAGDQGKKGKRKGRNKQETPAYTEPSVHGEEVKTPLDLAKAQESSSGVGSSSISSKKKPKFVSLYTREGQDRLAVLIPGRHACECLGQKHRLINNCLECGRIVCEQEGSGPCLFCGALVCTKEEQDILQRDSSKSQKLLKKLMAGAENSGNLDAISKGLLPRQEARLKSGLEMAVKHKDKLLEFDRTSVRRTQVIDDESDYFATDSNQWLSKQEREALQKREQELRELRHASRLAKKITIDFAGRQILEEDNNMAEYHSKLDETIEAVSCGALSEPAGSPRAEMTPNSGVLVNPRLLQPAPLWVDQTGLLPQRKTIHSMEAGSESGLERSRLRIQDRELQEISDDGWCLSLHQPWASLLVRGIKRVEGRTWYTSHRGRLWIAATAKRPSPQEVCELEATYRMLLRKDVEFPSDYPSGCLLGCVDVTDCLSQEQFQEQYPDLSQESGSPFVFICTNPQEMVLKFPIKGKHKIWKLDAKIHQGAKKGLMKQKAVG